The Chryseobacterium oranimense genome contains the following window.
GGATTTGAAAAAGCTTTTAAAAAATATGAAGCCTAAGCATAACATAGGTGAGTATGTTTTCTGTATGGTCAGAAATACAGAAACCATTGATTTGGATCATATTGAAATGTTCTTCAGAGAGGAAGAAGGATTCACCGTTATTCTGAAAAAAGAGGCAGCTGATTCATTAAATCTGGACTATTCCGCTATCATGTCATGGATAACACTTACTGTACATTCTTCTCTGGAAGCTGTGGGATTAACTGCTGCTTTTTCAAAAGCCCTTTCTGAGAATAATATCAGCTGTAATGTAGTGGCAGCTTATTATCATGACCATATTTTTGTCAATAAGAAAGATACCGAAAAGGCTATGGAAGTATTGAGAAAATTATCTGAATAAACTTTTGTATAGAATTTAAGGCTTGATAAAAAAAGAGGCTGCCTTTTTCAAGACAGCCATATTATATTATTTTTTCAAATTAATTTGCAGGAACGCTATTGAAATTAAGCGCTATTTTAAGCGTCATATCTGAGCTTGTCTGATTTTTCAGCTCATACACCGTTCTTACCGTTAATCCTGTACTTTTTACCACCTCATCCAGATATCCCGTGTCATTAATATCCAGGTTTAAGCTGGAAGAGTCTGTTGTTATATTGGAGCGTGATGCAACAAGCCTTTCACTGGTTCCGTTAGATGAAACATAAACTTTTACAGATTTTACTGCACTAAGGTTTCCGCCTGAAGGGGACACCACAGAAATTTTAGCATCAGAAATTCTTACATCCTTGATTTTCGCGTTATTGTTACCTCCAAACCATGTCTGCACATTGGTAGCAGTAGATGTGGAAGAAACTTCTTTACCTGCCGGAACTCCCGTAGAAACCAAAACGTTGGTTGTATAAGGGAACGTATTCTGAACCAGCGACTGTACGGTTCCGCAGCTTACTGCTAAAACTGAAACGGCTGCTGACATTAAAAATATATTTTTCATAATGTTAAACTTTAGGATTGAGTTTGCAGAAATTATACCAAAATGGTGAATCCTATTCCACACTTACATTAAAACCTCCTTTTGTATTACCGGAAGCCATATTACTTTTTCCTATGATGAGCCATACTTCACCTTTCCCTTTGGTTTCGTAGGTAATTTCTCTTCCGAAAGGCCCGTCATAATCTCCGTTTGGCAGCCTGATCTGGTTGAACCTGATATTGAAATCTTTTTCATTGGTTGAAATCTTGGCTTTAATGTTGGGTCTGTCATAATGGGTTAGCTTTAAAACCAGCTCCTGTCCGTCTTTTGTAAATTCCTCGCCCAATGTAAAGGGAAGCTGTGAAGCGTCTGCTGTTCTTATGATCTGCCCTTCTTTTTCGCTTCTCATCACGCCTTTGCGCAATACTTCTTTGGTAACGGGAGCATTGTTAATGATTGAATCTTGCTTTCTGAGAGCCGCAGAATCTGTTTTAGTGGCAGAGTCCGGCGTTTCTGTAACCACAGCAGAATCCTTGTTTACGGTTTCCGTTACGGCTGGTTCTTTTTTACATGAAATAATAATCAATGGGATTAACAATAAGGATTTTTTCATAATAATTATTCTTTTAATGTTTCGAAGTAAAGAATCTTTGAAAGGAAAGTTTTGGATTTTTCCGCTTTAATTTTTTCCAGCACTTTCTTTTTAAGCTTCAGATCGTTTTTGTCGTCTGCATACTTCAACAGTCCCTTCTCGCTGAAATGAATTTGTTCCAGATGATAACTGACTGCAAAGTCTTTACGCTTCATATTCCGGGAGGTAATAATTCCGCCCCAGTTCACATAACTGCAAGCCAAAATTGTTCCATAAAAATACCAGATCATTGTATTGAACAGGAAAGCATTTCTTTTTTTCTTCTGAATTTTAATAAAAGTAAGGGCAAGCCCGATTAATGCCAGCAAAAGAAAAGCAAAGACTCCCAGCCTTTTGTAAGTATAGCCGTAACTGATGATGTATTCGTAGTTTTTCAAGGCTGCAGAACATACGAGAACGGCATTCAGAATGATCCAGATCTTAGCGAGAATCTTTAGAAACCCGGCCTTAGGATCGAAATTAAAACCGGATTTAAAATAAAACATAATCACGAGTACCGCCATAATGATGGACAGGATTACGGCATTAACCCTTTCGTGGGTTTCTTCCGACAGCTGGACCGGGGTTTTTGAAACTTCATAAAACTGCTCGTAATTATAAGTGATGATAAAAAATATAAGCAAAATGTTCAGGCAAAAGAAGGAAATAACACCGCTGGTTCTTTCTGCATTCAGATCCAGAAAAGAATAAGTGGCCTTTTGGATCTTACCGTTGTCCTGAAAATCATCATCCAGCAGATGATTTTTTTTATAAATAAATCTTTCCACAGCATAGTTCCAGTAATTGAACGCAACAAAAAAACCAAGAACGGAGAGCGCAAGTACCTGCCATATATTGATATCCAGCTCATAATCTCTGAAAACAGCAGCAAAATGATCGCTTCCCACAGAATAAATTCCAAAAAATATAGAAATAAACAATAATGGTATAATGATAAAAGCTAAAGTTTTCTGCCATATTCCTGAAATATTTCTTTTCGGCAGCCATTCGTCAAAGCTGAAGAACCGGAAAATTGAAGTAACGCTATTTACGATAAAAACCGGGATCAGGAAGAGTACTTTCAGCTTTCTGTTCCGTGAGCGGTATCCCAGAAGCAGCAGGGAACTTACAACCGCCAGCAGGGACGGAAAGTCTCTGAACCATGCAAAAGCAAGACTTGACAGAATACTGGTAACAAAAAGTATCAGAAAAGTTCTGGTCCTGTTTCTCTCAGGAGTTTTGAACAGGGTAAGCAATGTGTAAACAATGCCAAGTATACCGAGATTCAGCCCGGGCTCCTGATCATAAAACAAGATGACAAGCAAAGCGGCTGTAAGAAATATATAATGATGTGTTTTCATGATTTAAAATTGAAGAGTTAATAACCATTAGGAAAGGATAGGAATTTTAAATGGAATTTTTCCATGCCATTTAATTAAGAATACTATGGATTTGAATTCAAAATAATAAAGATATACAGGACAGTGACGGGAATATTGATCAACAGAAGAAGGACTGAGTTCCCGGATGATTTCTTCTCTGAGGTATTGTTCAGAAACTCCAGAAGTTCATACAGCAGGACCAGCATATTGATCACTGCTGCAATGATTACAAAATAAAACCCTGATATCAGAAGAAAGTCTGCCCTGCTTATCAAATAAGAGATCAACAAAAAGGTCCCTGATAAAAATGATATCCAAAAGGTTGTTCTTCCGGTTTTGCTAAATTTTATTGTCGTCATGGCAGTTGTTTAATATAGAACTGTTGTTTCTTTCTGCTGGATATAGTCTTTCAGATGATCGAAATTCTGCCACAACAGACTTTCAAAATCCCAGTGATAAAAAGGCCTCATGCTCTGCCCTTTTCTGTAGGCTTTTATATACAGCTTCAGGTATTCCGGAAGGATGATCGTCCCCAATACAACGGCTGCAAGGAGGTGTGCATTGAGTTTACCATTTCCCAGAAGAAGGTACTGCATGGCGATTTCATCTTCGAATTGGGTACCGCAACCTGTGATCAGGTGATGCACATCATGGTTTTCCATTTTGGGAATCATTGAAAACCCATGTTTTTTATAAAACTCGCCCAGCTTTCTCCCTAGGGAATCTTCTTTGAATTTCAGCAGCTGCTCTTCATTGAACTGCCACTGTCTTTTTTTCTTTTTAAAATATTTCCTGTAAGCTTTCTGGGTTTTATCATAAACAAACAGCAGAAATTGAACGCGTATTTTTTTCATAGAGTATTATTTTAGTTTAGATTAAGTCCTATAAAAGCGTAAAGAATAGCAATAGGAATATTGATCATTAGTAAACCGATTGCTTTGAGGCAAGCATCAAGTTTAGATTGATAGACAATTCCATAAATCAAAAATCCAATAACGAAAAGCAGATTGATGAGGGTTCCAAAAATTAAAAGCATATAGCCACCGACCGCAAAAGCGCTATTTTTTGTTATTAAATAACCGAAGAGGCAGATATTTCCCAGGATGAAAAAAAGTCCGAAAAGGTATTTCCCAAAATTTATAATTTCATAATCTTTCATAGATAAAGTATTAAGCTCGAGTTAAAGTAAAGACTGTAATTTCCGGACGCACCATAAACCTGATCTGGAAAGAATGACCAATAGCCCTGTTGATGTACAGCATCCTCCCGTCCTGAAGGTCAATTTCTCCCGATACATATCTTCGGTTTTCCACAGGCAGAAGAGGCGTGATAATACCCGGGATTCTGCATTGTCCGCCGTGGGTATGACCACTCAGAATCCATCCTTTATACCCGTTCCAGATATCCCTGTCGCAGGCATCCGGATTATGGCAGAGTACGATATGGGCTTTGGAAGGATCATAGGTATTCATCACCTTTTCCGGATAGAAATTGGGTGACCACAAGTCTTCAAAACCTATAAAATTGAGTCCGTGGCTTTCTTCACTGCTGTTTTTTAGCATCCTGATTCCGAAGCTTTCCAGAGTATCGCAGATTTTTTCGGAGCATTCTGTATCATCCCAGTTTTTTCCGTAATCGTGATTGCCGAGAATTGCAAAAGTTGACAGTTTGCCATGCACTGCATGATTCATTACTTTCTCTAGATTCTCCTGATCTTCTGAGGTTCCGTGGTTAACAAAATCCCCCGTATACACTACAAAATCAGGATTGAACTGTTTTGCTTTCTGAAAGGATTCAATCAGGAAATTCCAGTCGAAACGATTTCCGACATGCAGGTCTGATATCTGCATCAGTATTTTTCCCTCCAATGCTTCTGGCAGATTTTTAACGGGAAGCTTTCTCCTGACAAATTCTACCCAAAAAGGTTCTATCTGCCAGGAATACAAACCCGGAAAAGCTCCTAAAAGGGAAAGCTGCATGAGCCTTTTAATAAATTTTTTCCTTGTCATTAGTGAAAATAAAAGCAGCTTTTAACTTCCTGCGAAAGGACTTCCGAAAATCCCTACCGCCAGTTCAGCCCAGATTAATGCAAGAGTCAGCAGAATAACAATACAGGTCATGATTCTCTGACTTTGCTTTTTAATTTTACTTCTGACCAGATTAATCATAAAAGCTGCAGTAAAAAGCAACGCGCCTGCTACCAGAAAGTCTGAAGCTGACCAATTGAATTCTTTAGAAAATAAATTACCCAGCAATGGGATACAGAGTAAAGCCAATGGAAGAGCATAAATCGTGATTGTTTTTTGTTTTTGTGTTATCATTTTATTTAATTTTAATTTATAAAGTGCTTTGTAATTCAAAGTTGATTTTCAAAAAAATATAGAGCTTATCGGCCCAGCAATTTTTCAAGGGCATCCAGATGTTCGTTAAAAGCCTGTCTTCCATTCTGTGTAACACGATAGGAGGTTTTGGGCTTTTTACCTACAAATTCTTTTTTTACTTCAATATACCCTGACTTTTCAAGGGCATTACTATGGCTCGCCAAGTTACCATCTGTAATTTCCAGGAGTCCTTTCATTTCAGAGAAATCAACCCAGTCGTTGACCATAAGAACGGACATGATCCCCAGTCTTACACGGCTTTCGAATTCTTTATTGAGTTGATGTATCTTTATCATAGTAAGTTAGTAATTGCAGGTTCTCAAGAAGGCTTTCTTAAAATCCCGCAAATTTAATCTATTTATATTTTTTATGCATGATCAATCCATACACAATATGTAAAACTCCGAAACCAATGGTCCAGAAGACAAGTCCCCAGCCTAAAAAGAAGAGGGAAATGAGGCCAAGAACAATCTGGCAGTATCCAAGATATTTAATATCCGTCAAAGTATATCTTTCCGCACTCACTAGGGCGATTCCGTAAAATATCAATGTTGCCGGCGCAATCCATATGAACAGATGATGAAAAAGAAGTGCAAGACAGAAGACTCCGCCAGTTACCAAAGGAACGGCGAAGGTAAAAAGCAAACGTTTCGTTGTAGCATCCCAGATTTTTTGTCCTTTCTTTTTACTTTTATTGGCCGTAAAAATATAACCGCTCAATAAAGCTGTCAGCAAAATCACTGCTCCGGTAAGTACAAGTTCTCTGACTAATACGGGACTGAAGAAGTTCCTGTCACCATCAAAATAGTTAATCCCTTCTCTTTGGAAAACAAAATATACATATCCGGCGCCAATCAGTGCGGCCAGCCCTGCAAAAACACCTGACAGTCCACTCAATGAAATAAATCTGGAAGACCGCTCCATCATGGAACGGATATGAGATAAGTCTTCGTGATAGTTTTTCGAATCCATAAAAAGAACTTTGAATTACAAAGTTATCATTTAATTTTAATCTGCAAAATATTTTTTTTAAAATTTCAATGTTTGCAGAGACATGAAATAAAAAACCGCTGAAATAATCAGCGGTTTCAATAATTTATAATGAAAAGGTTATTTTGCTCTTAATTTTTCCTTAATTCCTTCAATATTTTTCTTCGCTGAGTCTTCAAGGATCAGGCTTGCACTCATGTGGATTCTTGCCGGCATCAGCTCATTAAAATGATCTGTTCCTTCCCATGAAACTTTTTTGATCAAAGCTAAGGCATCACTGCTTCTGGAAGCCAGCGTCTGCATAAATTTATCCAGTTTGGAATCCATTTCCTCAATATTTTCCGATACGGAATGGTAAACGCTATGCTGCTCTGCCCATTCTGCCGATCTGAAATCTGCATCAATAGCCATTGCAGCAAACTGTGATTTTCCGATCTTTCTTTCTACATAAGGCCCGATTACGAATGGCCCGATTCCTAAATTAATTTCCGTAAGTGCCAAGGCTGAATCTTTGGTAGCAAAACAGTAATCTGCACCGCAGGCAATACCTACTCCACCGCCGGTTGTTTTTCCCTGAACTCTTACGACAACTATTTTTCCGCAGTTTCTCATTGCATTAAGAACTTTAGCAAAGCCGCCGAAAAATTTTGTAGATGCCTCTAATTCTTCAATCGCTAAAAGTTCGTCAAAACTTGCTCCTGCACAGAATGCCTTTTCACCTTCGCTTTTTACCAGAATAGCTTTCACTTCTTCTTTAGCTCCTTCATCCAGGATGGTCTGAGCCAGCTTTTCTAAAATAGCTCCCGGAAGGGAATTGCTTTTGGGTGTTCCGAAGGTAATTTCGGCAATATTATTTTTAATTTCTGATGCTACGAATTCGTTCATTTTTATTTTAATTGGATTCTTACAAAAATACTAAATAACGGACTTCCGGAGAAATTATGATGCATAAATTCCAGATTAAACTGTGGCGCCTTAATATTTGCATTCTCTCCTAATAAAACCTCTTTACATCAGGAAAAATAAATCACCATTACGTATAAATACGGACTTCCCAATTTGGTATTTTCTACTCTAGTACTGCCTTTCTATATATTGTTCCTTTGACTTATCAATTTATCATTAAGGCGGTATCCGAAAAGCCCAGAGAACAGAGTAGGAAAATTTTAAAACTGAAAAAAAATATTATTATGGATGAGTACATGGGAATTGTAAAACTATTTGCAGGAAATTTTGCACCAAGAGGCTGGATGTTCTGCGACGGCAGTATATTGAGTATTGCTCAAAACTCTGCCCTATTTTCTTTATTGGGAACAACATATGGGGGTGACGGGATATCTACTTTCGCACTGCCTAACCTAATCGGGCGAATGGCTCTGGGAGCAGGAAATATAAATGCCAAGTCTTATCCTCTAGGAATTGTTTCTGGAACAGAGCAAAATACATTGCTTCAACAAAACATGCCAAGCATTGGAGGTGGATTTCAATTAAAGGTAGCCAATAAGAATGCCAATTCCGCCACACCTTCTGCCGCATCAGCCATTGCAATTTCAGGAACTACTACCGGAAGGGATTTCACTGCAGTACCAAGCTTTGTGAGTGATGCTCCTGATACAGCCATCAGCCCGCAGTCTATTTCTTTCACAGGACAAGGTTTACCAGTTAACAATATGCCACCATTTTTAGGATTAAACTATATTATCTGTGTGGCAGGGATTTATCCTCCAAGAGATTAATAAACCTCAATACTACAACTTAAATTTAAAAAATTTTAATCATGAAAAGTACTATACTCTTTACTATCTGCAGTCTTTTCATCTCGATCTTTTCATTTGGACAGACAAGTACAGAAGTGTTTGAAACGGAGTCGAACGGAAGCTCAAATTTTACCGATAACGGTGTCATCTTTAATATTCTGAGTCACGTTGGAGGCTTTGATATTCAGGCCAATTATCCGGGGACCGGATGGAGCGGAACTGCTAACGACAACAGGTATATTGACAACTCAGGGGCTGGCAATATTTCAGCCGGAGCTTCTTTCAGCATTAAAACTACTTCAAATTTGTTTAAAGTAAACAGATTCTGGATATTTTTATCTGATACCAACTTAAATCAAACGGTCATAGGAAATCTGACTATTACAGGAAAGCTATCCGGCATTACAAAATTTACCCAAACGAAAACGACTGGTTTTGTTACTTCCCTGGGTTCTACAAACGGATATACGCTGATTGATCTTACGAATCTCAACGGACAAAATTATTCCAATATCATTATAGATCAGCTTCAGGTTACTTTAGGCGGAGCGTATACTTATGCCGGACTTGATGCCTTTACATGGGTAAAAGACAGCAATATAGTATTGGCAACGAATGAAACAGTGATTTCAAAAAAAGAAACAAGCATCTATCCTAACCCTACCAGCGGACCTTTTACGATTAACAAAGAAGAGAGCGGGCAGGCAGAAATTTACAGCCAGGACGGTAAAATGCTGAAAAAATTAGAGCTGAAGAAAGGAAATAATCAGGCAGATCTTTCGGAACTTCCTAACGGTGTATATATCCTTAAAACACCTTCCGGATCTTCTAAAATTATCAAAAAGTAAAATTTTCATAAGCGATTTGTGCCGCAAAAAGATTCTAAATGCATAAATGAAAAATCCCCTTGAATTATTCCGGGGGATTTTTTTGATTTATCTAGTCCATTTATGAAGATGTTCTATCCTTGCATCTCTATTTAACAATGATTGAAACCTCAACTGCAATAAAACACGACGTCCTTCGATGGTTCTTGTAAAAATCAGTTCAGATTTTTCAATCTTTTCACTCCAGTCATTTGCGAACAGTTCAGCACTTTTTTTGTTTCTGGCAAAAATCTCAGGGACGGCATAATAAACATATTTTTTTGTAAAGAAAAATTTAGCATCCTGTCTAAGAAGATAACGGGGATTATCTATCTTAGAGATTACTTCCTGTAAAACCTGAATAAATTGTGATTTTTCATAATAGCTCCCACCTTCAAGATAGCAGGACATTTCATTTTTATTATCAGAAGCTATTACTTTCATTTTTTCTGAAGGAGTAGTGATAACTCTTTCGTAGATGAGAGATTTCAGTACAACTTCTCCTATAAGTCCAATGTGGGTGGCGACATTCTTATATTTAAGATACTGTTTTACCGCCCGATAAAATTTTCCACCATAAACTATAAATCCTAATCCTCCAAATAAAAATAGCAACCAAGAAAAGTTTTTAACAGAATCTATTCTCTGAATATTTCTAAGTATTCCTAAAAGCAGATCCTGCCCAAAAACTAAAACAATTGAGACCATAATATTAAAAAGATTAGTTGTCATTTTTTCCAGGTAGATCATTTTCATATCAGTTAATGTAGGAAGATCACTTACAGGAATCTTAATTTCTTCAACAAGAATATTTCCTTTATCTAAAGCAGATTTCCATCGCTGTGACATATTCTCTCTATCTTTAGCCAAAGAAAAACTACCCCGATTGATCGCAGAAATATCTTCTTTCTTTTCAATGGTTTTAATGTTAAGCCTTTCAAAATTATTCTCAATGGAAGTTTCCTGATTTGTTGAAATTCCTACAAAAGTTTTAAATCTTTTCTTTACAACATCCATATCCTGTCCACCATTTTCACCTTGTGGGTCAAAACATACAATATGCCAAATATTTCCTGTCTTTTCACGATTATCCTTATCTATTCTTATTACTCTTCCTCTCATTTGATTGGAAAGCACAAAAGAACTCACAAAGCTTGCAAGAATGAGTGTATTCATTTTAGGAGCATCCCAGCCTTCTCCCAACAAAGCTTTAGTTCCAATTAAAACATGGATGTAGCCCTGCTGGAAAATCTCAGTCACAATATGGACAACATCGGCTTTTAGTTGTTCTGTAAGATTGACCTGAATATAATTTTCATCATATGTAACCGGAGAAAATGATATTTCTGAAATCCCTTTTTTGATACAGAGTTCATTTATCTTATCTTTTGAAGTGACCGGAATAATAACTATACTTCCCGTAAGAACTCCTATTTTTTTATTCTGTGAATTCTCTCTCCTTAATTTTTCAAAAATCGGGATCGCTCCAATTTTGTCCAACTGAAGATTGTTTTCTGAATCTGTGGACAGATATTCTTTTTTTATAAAATCAGTAAGAATCACCATTTTCAGATCTTCTTTAAGTACTGAAAATTCAAATTCTGTGATATCCTTGATTCCTTGAAGTTTTCCTATACTGGAATTAAGGATTTGATTTAAATTTTTATTTCTGAAAAAACTAATCGTATTTTTTTCTAAGAACCCTTGTCTTTTCAATCTATTACCTAAAGCTGTACGATGCTCTTCTTTGTTTTTAAAATTCAGTTCATCTACTATCAGATAAAAATCAAGAAGTTCTTCCATCCAAAAGAAATCAAATTCAGGAATATATTTATTCTGATCGCCAATAATTTCAAAGTGGATATCATCGGTCTCTTTCTTCCTGAAATGAAGGTAGATGAGCCCGGAAGTATAAGAGGAAATATTTTCATAGATCCATTCCAGATGTTCCTTTGGTTTCTGATAAACAGGATGCTCCTCCATGGCATTGAGAAGAACATCGTCGTTTTGAATTTCTTTAAAAAAAGCCTCTGCCTGAGTATGATAATGTTCTATTTTTTTTTGTTCTTCATAAGTAGGCAGTGTAAAATAGACTAAATCCTGATGTGGACAAAGATCACCTTCAACCATTAATTCAGGAACAGAAATTTCGACATCTATAGGACCGTTCAGCTGAATATATTTCTGCCATTCAGAGCCGGAAACATCGAAAGGCGGCGTTGCAGTAAGGGATACAACTATAGGATTCATTGCTGTTTTCAATTCCATTAAGCTTCTCCACCAGGCATTTTTCAAATGATGTGCCTCATCAAAAATAAACGTATTTATTTTCTGTTTTTGCAATTTTTTAATAATCTCAGACAAAGAAACTCTTGATGATTTTTTATCAGTTTCTGTTTCTTCATCAGAACGTCCTGATGCAGCATGAATTCCCTGATAGGTTGTTACTGTAATAAGCCCGGGGTTTTTAATATCCGTGGATATCCAATCAGGTACTACTTCTGTATCAAGAAAAAGCTCACAGAATCTTTGAACCCACTGGTTTTTGACAGCCAATGTTGGTGCAACAATGAGTGTCGGTTTATTTAACCTGAGCATCACTTGCAGCCCTAATACTGTTTTCCCGGAGCCTGGTGGTGCTGTAACATGCAAATGCCTATTAGTA
Protein-coding sequences here:
- a CDS encoding ACT domain-containing protein translates to MNGEKDLKKLLKNMKPKHNIGEYVFCMVRNTETIDLDHIEMFFREEEGFTVILKKEAADSLNLDYSAIMSWITLTVHSSLEAVGLTAAFSKALSENNISCNVVAAYYHDHIFVNKKDTEKAMEVLRKLSE
- a CDS encoding DUF4173 domain-containing protein; the encoded protein is MKTHHYIFLTAALLVILFYDQEPGLNLGILGIVYTLLTLFKTPERNRTRTFLILFVTSILSSLAFAWFRDFPSLLAVVSSLLLLGYRSRNRKLKVLFLIPVFIVNSVTSIFRFFSFDEWLPKRNISGIWQKTLAFIIIPLLFISIFFGIYSVGSDHFAAVFRDYELDINIWQVLALSVLGFFVAFNYWNYAVERFIYKKNHLLDDDFQDNGKIQKATYSFLDLNAERTSGVISFFCLNILLIFFIITYNYEQFYEVSKTPVQLSEETHERVNAVILSIIMAVLVIMFYFKSGFNFDPKAGFLKILAKIWIILNAVLVCSAALKNYEYIISYGYTYKRLGVFAFLLLALIGLALTFIKIQKKKRNAFLFNTMIWYFYGTILACSYVNWGGIITSRNMKRKDFAVSYHLEQIHFSEKGLLKYADDKNDLKLKKKVLEKIKAEKSKTFLSKILYFETLKE
- a CDS encoding ubiquinone biosynthesis protein COQ4 — protein: MKKIRVQFLLFVYDKTQKAYRKYFKKKKRQWQFNEEQLLKFKEDSLGRKLGEFYKKHGFSMIPKMENHDVHHLITGCGTQFEDEIAMQYLLLGNGKLNAHLLAAVVLGTIILPEYLKLYIKAYRKGQSMRPFYHWDFESLLWQNFDHLKDYIQQKETTVLY
- a CDS encoding metallophosphoesterase, coding for MTRKKFIKRLMQLSLLGAFPGLYSWQIEPFWVEFVRRKLPVKNLPEALEGKILMQISDLHVGNRFDWNFLIESFQKAKQFNPDFVVYTGDFVNHGTSEDQENLEKVMNHAVHGKLSTFAILGNHDYGKNWDDTECSEKICDTLESFGIRMLKNSSEESHGLNFIGFEDLWSPNFYPEKVMNTYDPSKAHIVLCHNPDACDRDIWNGYKGWILSGHTHGGQCRIPGIITPLLPVENRRYVSGEIDLQDGRMLYINRAIGHSFQIRFMVRPEITVFTLTRA
- a CDS encoding winged helix-turn-helix domain-containing protein: MIKIHQLNKEFESRVRLGIMSVLMVNDWVDFSEMKGLLEITDGNLASHSNALEKSGYIEVKKEFVGKKPKTSYRVTQNGRQAFNEHLDALEKLLGR
- a CDS encoding enoyl-CoA hydratase/isomerase family protein; amino-acid sequence: MNEFVASEIKNNIAEITFGTPKSNSLPGAILEKLAQTILDEGAKEEVKAILVKSEGEKAFCAGASFDELLAIEELEASTKFFGGFAKVLNAMRNCGKIVVVRVQGKTTGGGVGIACGADYCFATKDSALALTEINLGIGPFVIGPYVERKIGKSQFAAMAIDADFRSAEWAEQHSVYHSVSENIEEMDSKLDKFMQTLASRSSDALALIKKVSWEGTDHFNELMPARIHMSASLILEDSAKKNIEGIKEKLRAK
- a CDS encoding phage tail protein, with the translated sequence MDEYMGIVKLFAGNFAPRGWMFCDGSILSIAQNSALFSLLGTTYGGDGISTFALPNLIGRMALGAGNINAKSYPLGIVSGTEQNTLLQQNMPSIGGGFQLKVANKNANSATPSAASAIAISGTTTGRDFTAVPSFVSDAPDTAISPQSISFTGQGLPVNNMPPFLGLNYIICVAGIYPPRD
- a CDS encoding T9SS type A sorting domain-containing protein, whose protein sequence is MKSTILFTICSLFISIFSFGQTSTEVFETESNGSSNFTDNGVIFNILSHVGGFDIQANYPGTGWSGTANDNRYIDNSGAGNISAGASFSIKTTSNLFKVNRFWIFLSDTNLNQTVIGNLTITGKLSGITKFTQTKTTGFVTSLGSTNGYTLIDLTNLNGQNYSNIIIDQLQVTLGGAYTYAGLDAFTWVKDSNIVLATNETVISKKETSIYPNPTSGPFTINKEESGQAEIYSQDGKMLKKLELKKGNNQADLSELPNGVYILKTPSGSSKIIKK
- a CDS encoding DEAD/DEAH box helicase family protein codes for the protein MTIFPLKPKFKYSWRSYQKKFLDNLDEFLTNRHLHVTAPPGSGKTVLGLQVMLRLNKPTLIVAPTLAVKNQWVQRFCELFLDTEVVPDWISTDIKNPGLITVTTYQGIHAASGRSDEETETDKKSSRVSLSEIIKKLQKQKINTFIFDEAHHLKNAWWRSLMELKTAMNPIVVSLTATPPFDVSGSEWQKYIQLNGPIDVEISVPELMVEGDLCPHQDLVYFTLPTYEEQKKIEHYHTQAEAFFKEIQNDDVLLNAMEEHPVYQKPKEHLEWIYENISSYTSGLIYLHFRKKETDDIHFEIIGDQNKYIPEFDFFWMEELLDFYLIVDELNFKNKEEHRTALGNRLKRQGFLEKNTISFFRNKNLNQILNSSIGKLQGIKDITEFEFSVLKEDLKMVILTDFIKKEYLSTDSENNLQLDKIGAIPIFEKLRRENSQNKKIGVLTGSIVIIPVTSKDKINELCIKKGISEISFSPVTYDENYIQVNLTEQLKADVVHIVTEIFQQGYIHVLIGTKALLGEGWDAPKMNTLILASFVSSFVLSNQMRGRVIRIDKDNREKTGNIWHIVCFDPQGENGGQDMDVVKKRFKTFVGISTNQETSIENNFERLNIKTIEKKEDISAINRGSFSLAKDRENMSQRWKSALDKGNILVEEIKIPVSDLPTLTDMKMIYLEKMTTNLFNIMVSIVLVFGQDLLLGILRNIQRIDSVKNFSWLLFLFGGLGFIVYGGKFYRAVKQYLKYKNVATHIGLIGEVVLKSLIYERVITTPSEKMKVIASDNKNEMSCYLEGGSYYEKSQFIQVLQEVISKIDNPRYLLRQDAKFFFTKKYVYYAVPEIFARNKKSAELFANDWSEKIEKSELIFTRTIEGRRVLLQLRFQSLLNRDARIEHLHKWTR